In Mya arenaria isolate MELC-2E11 chromosome 1, ASM2691426v1, the genomic stretch aaatgaagattAATTACTATGAGTAGTTTCCCTTGTATTCCTGATCGGCGTGGcaacaatttatatttcatcGGACTGTacagaaaaacataatttaatttatggTTTGTGAAAAGTTAGATGTATCAGATGCATCCTTCAGTACGCTATGATGTACAAATGAATTTAGGTTCCCGCGAAATTGCAAGTGATAAAtcaggataaaaaaaaaaaaattatgaggGGGTGTAAACTGTACCAGTACTGTATATTCATGCAAGTTTTAACTAATTGGTAGCGTTCAGAATGCTTGAAAATGGTTCCTTTATAACTGTATTCTTGAAAACAAATCCTACGGCACGAGACATTCCCCCACCCCCGCTTCTACCCCATTAGATAGCAAACACATAGATTTGgaccaaaataaattaaatacctTTCACATACTCAAACCGCTTAGTGTCGAAGTCTTGCTACATATTTGGTTGAGTTGAGTTTGGACCAGTATCTAGAAAAAGGATCACAAAGTTGAGAAAGTTAAGAATAATCAGTGTGTTGCACTATGCATCgtttattcatattattattgaaaatgtatttttttgaaaaggacCCAAGGTATGCACCTGGATTTAGGACTAAATATATTAATCATCTTTCCAtcttaaagttattttttgataaaacaagtacccgtatggaactcctttttattgtcatcacactattacctcccttgttgatgACAACAAGGGAGTCTGTAGTATCAttgaaaccttgtcttgttgcACAttcctaattaattatttctcgcttcagaTAATTTggctccattcaagaaataatgctgcactctcttCGGATGTATTTAAAGAACGAgttgactatttacataatcgGAATCATatgcgcatatccatgacaaccacaaatatcacatatctatacgcaaattattttcactacgcacaaaagagttccagcgaaaaattattttttaactttattttgtttaactcagttgggagaaaaagcatctaccatagccggtCGTAAGATAGGTTCAGCCCAACCCTCGTGCCGGGTGTTCTACGAAATCTCGGGGAGCCTcttttccgcaaaacaccatacgctcgGGATGGGATGCACCtttcttacactctcggccatggaggATACTCTCCACcataaatacatgaaatttaCTGGTATtcttcttaaaaaaagaaaaatccgACCTTCCTTACCTATTTCATGCATGGCAAAGAACCCAAACTTCCATATGGACATTCCGACGTAAACGAAACATTCTGCTTGTTTATTAAAACTTGGATAAGAGGCGGACTAGAACACTCTCACCTTGGTGGTGCTCGAATTAACTtacaacctcttggttgaggAGAGAGAATCTGTGGCACTAGAgtactctcaccctggtggtgctcgAATTAACCCACATCCTCTTCGGTGAGGAGCGAGAATTTGTGGTACTGGAGTACTCTCACCCTAGTGGTGCTCGAATGAACTCACACCCTCTTGGGTGAGGAGCGAGAATCTGTggcactagaccactctcaccctggtggtgctTGAATTAACCCACGACCTTCTGTGTGAGGGGCAGTCACTCTCCCCCTGGTGGTGCTCGAATTAACCCACAAACCTCCTGGGTGTGGGGCAGACACCTGGGGCACACTGTTCTCTCACCCTAATTTTGCTCGAATTACCCCACGACCTCCTGGGTGAGGGGCGGACATCTGAGTCACAATGTTCTCTCACCCTAAGTTTCTCGAATTACCCCACGACCTCCTGGATGAGGGGCGGACACCTAAGACACAATCCACTCTTACCTTAATTTTGCTCGAATTAACGTCCGACCTCCTGGGTGAGGGGCGGACACCTGAGTCACAATGTTCTTTCACCCTTAATGGTGCTCGACTTAACCTACGACCTCCTCGGTGAGGGACAGACACCTTTGTCACAATGTTAGTTCACCCTTATGGTGCTCGACTTAACCCACGACCTCCTGGGTGAGGGGAGGACACCTGAGTCACAATTTTCTCTCACCCTAATTTTGCTCGAATTAGCCCACGACCTCCTGTGTGAGGGGTAGACACCTGAGTCATAATCTACTATGACAATAGGCAAACTCTGAAACATTTTATAAGCAATTTTCAATTACTACTTAAACATGTCTTTCTCAAACTTcatatcttatattttatataaaaaaaacatgagcattgtttattatcatCGCATCTTAGTTTACATGTTTGACAAATTGACTTAAATGACATAATGTTTGAATTTTCTATTCCGTTTTGTAACATATTAGCACCAGCAACACAATGCGTTGCCTGAAGCCATAAGCTATATCAATATCTATGAACCGagaatttaaagctgcaccctcacaaaatgtccatttttacaactttttttatttcttgtcttggaaagagcaatttttgcataaatatctgcaagccaatgatataagattgcttacacaaaatcagatcgtagattttcatatttctgttcgaacattaatgttttatggcttaaaccgttactaacgggttaagaaaaatgcataaaacatcattttttgaacttaaatataaacatctgcgatataattatttgtcagcagtcttatataactggtttccatggattgtcgcaaaaattggctcgttccaagacaaaaaaaaatgtcaaaacgttcaatctgtgagagtgcagctttaaacactGGATGAGATCGGATAATACGGGGAGAGACAGGGAAATAGTATAGGGAAATTCGTGAAAAATATATTCCTTGTATTATAGTATTATGTAtgtatcatatatgtatatgtatcatATGTTCAAATGTGTAAAGATGCTAAATACAACGAAAAAACACTTACTACACAAAATACCAACTTATTTGATTAAgtttcaagattcaagatttatttacagaatatcaAGAAGGCCATAGCCTATgtggacaaatatatatacaatatggtGTTTTCAGGTGattacatgcatataatttaCAGAACTAAAcatcataaatatcaaatacgcAAATACATCAACTTCATAAGTtcagtaaatcaaaatattttataatgcaatctattaattaaattaacgtGTTAATAACGTTATATGTTTAATCACAGATAAGTGGAAATAAAAGGTATAAATGATTAAGGCAAATATAGTAAGAAACTCTGCAATCAACATTCCCGTGTgatatattacattttgtattgttatgttatttagTTCATGCCTCTAGCGTTAGGGGccaatcattgaaaaaaaagacaaacgaACGTTATACACAATAGCTCAGTTATACGCCAAAGGTTTATCATttcattgataataaaaaacactgaatattagaatattaattttgactttcgaataccaaacgttcgatcgaatattcgtttgcatccctgaATCGAAtgattcaaaacttttttttatacatataagtatttggcattttcaattcagtgtttgtttataatagtcaacataaatttaatgatagctaaattttaacaaatttaaaaaagaaatgtcacCAATATACATTCTGTGAGATTATTACATAGTCTAGTTTTTATTGTTGATGCAGCTGCAGGTTTCTTTTTGTTGGTGCTACCAGAATTATCCCGTGGTGTCGCCCATGTAGTGGGGTTTTGCTGTGACTACGATTACGTTGACTATGACCGAGGGAGCGATTTCGCAGTCTCCTCTGAAGAAGAGATAACAGAAATTAGTTGATCAATAGATTCAAGAATAGAAATAGTGTGAGGAAGGAATAACAACATCTCCAGCAAATCAATCTGGTTTATACggtgtttttaaaatattttgctacATTTTAAACTAGCCCtattgaaacaaataagaagataattgcatatttttttaaattaaagttcaACTTAAAAGTATAATGTCtgacattaaaaaaagaaattaagtaATTGTATATGtaagaacaattattaaactTGTTCAGTAATTCTGATGTCCCTTACAGTCATATGTAAAACTATGGTGTTTATTGAATACATCATACCATGTGGGAAATATATCTCAGgattcaattttaacaaaacaaaataagtaatgTGGCTATTCaataaatgtaacatttatgacaAGTCATTGAAATGTATGTGATTATTGGAATGTTAAGTAATTTAAATCTTAACGTTTAGTGTTGTCTTGAAAAGTTTAGATTGACATTCAGttattgttcaattattataGAGTATTGAGTGCATCAGTACACGTATTCATCTAGTCTCTGACtgcattaaagatgcactcttcctcccaaataagattaaacaCAATTCATACACTTTTTTAACTACCAAAATGCTGGAAAAATGTCGAaaaatggttctaatgaaggataccgagtttaatttgaaaaaaatgttgcataacacatggtatttctaccttaagagactatagtagatcacagtaaatcttttagcactcaccaatcatttaatatttttgcgttttcagctaatagatacacggttacaattttgttatcaataattaacattttccataaatgtatcattgattaagaagttaaaggtttatcattcaaacgttatgtttgttatacatggtCATGCATTaataataagagtgtcactttaattattttaatcccGATACGTTATAAtaggtatcatttgaaagggatTGTTTGCggattataaatacatgtttattaagtGACCGAACCTCGTAAATTGCACTGTATTTCAATTGAATTGGAATTGCCAATTGGACGTtataatttctatttatttctgtctaatatttacatttccgttttatgtagaaaaatagtttttcaaatgataccaaaacaaTCTGGGATAACCAGTCATTGAATACTCACATATTTGTGTACAGGATACCTTAAATTTTATAGATAACTGAGTGATTGCTCTATGTGTGTTTTAGCAACATGACTATGGGGCATGTACTTggtgttataaaacaaaacctttCCGATATTCCTGTCCACAGTTACCTAGTAGTTGAACTGCATTTTTGGCTAGTCGAGCTATCTGATTTGAGCGATTCGGAccctagggtgatctcttgTACCAAAAAATGTGCTCTTGTACTATTTGATACacataatatacaaacaatccacttttggtcgtatatttttacatattaaatattttaatctttcATACAatcttgaatgataaaaatggtatgaattattaaaaaatgtctaTCATAGAGTACAAgagctcatttttttatatttctcagtccaagagatcaccctcGGGACCGAATCGTTCGaatcagatagctcgactggcccaaaaaaatgcagtccaaataccaagcGTATGTGTACCCGTCAGCTGTCTATATTTCTGGGTCTGAGCCGACCTGTGATTTCTCCTGCACCACCATATTATAGCCGCAAGTACGAGTGCGAGGATCAAAACAATGATTggcctgaaaaaaaaaaacatcgacAGGGCCTAAAAATGgcttggttagggttacattggagaatggtgttaaagctgcactctcacagatataccgtttttacaacctgttttatttgtttgtcttggaaacagCAAAAttttgcgtgaatatctgcaaaccaatgataaaagattgctgtcaaacgatcagatcgcagattcttatatttccgttcgaaaattaatgttgtatgTCCTTAACCGTTTAAACATAGCTATACAAAaatgcgatctaatttttgtcagcggTCTTTTATAACTGccttccatgcattttcgcaaagattggctcgttccaaggcaaaaaaaaattgtgaaaacgttcaatctgtgagagtgtagctttaatgTAGTCTTCTGTATAGAGCATTTAAGGGTTTAAACTATGTATTGAGAAGCACTTAGATTTTGTTTAgttcttcattttttttcaaactgactataataacgttagggtcggcgcctatttcgtaggtagggttgggtaacccgaaccaaatgcaTGTTTAAGCCCAGGTTGAACGAAagttgaaacaaattataatagGGGTACTGCGTTGGTGTAGCTAGGGCATTATGACACGGAACccttataatatttttatactagGTTACAAGACATGAATCTTGTAAAGTAATATATTATTCTTCAtttacaaatgtgtttaatatcTAAATTCTtagaaaaaatcaaatactcttaaaaaattatgtaaagttgtgttttgataacattttcaCTGTCGGGATTTGGTCTGTGTACATTAACGTGTTGTTACCGAGCAAGACATTATAAATATCCCCAAAAGAGAGAAAAACATGCACCATGCCACAGTTTCtagaaacttcttaagtctcttaatACTGGATTAAACTaagctcattatttttgtttttcaataatttgcataatattttactctttaagAGTTATTctactttatttaaaaacagtattatctttatgataatcgcaatgaacaatttttcatttaacaaaatccAGTCAtgttttggctaattgaaataagctacttaagccagGTGTAAAAGATTAAAAAGGTCGGGAAACCGGAATCAAACATTTTATCTCTTGCCTtagatgaacattttatatatctaACTCAccaaaagaaccattgtttataGAGGTCCTCTATATCTTCACAGCATTTGTCCCCACAACAGTACTGGAATTTGTTGCAGCTGAAGATGTAAATCGTTCAAGATttgtaattacatgtattaaaattatgtgTGTGGTTAGGTATTTGATATGTACATCATGTTTCcaagtttccaagtttatttcgtataactcatgtcacaaaacatgacaaaaagagtattgaaatatatatatatatatatatacaactatgTAAAGAACGAGAATAGTCTcaacattttaagacataatCTATAAGAATCAATAAATTTAATCAGTGTCATCTAATATTAACATTATACCTTTATAATGGAGGAGGCATTTAAAGGGAAAcaaaatacatcaatatatgTATCATTATGAGAATCTAAACATTATCTCTTTAATAAGCTTACagagtttttcaaaatgtatacctGAATCAGGTCTTATTTGcattacttgtttaaatttaatagtATTTGGATgtctaatatatttattatcaagacaactttttcttttacCAACAAATTCTTGACATTccaacaaataatgatattcatctttTATCCTATTATCGttacaaaattaacattttctatcGTTGCATTCTACATTATTCCAGCTTCCAATTTCCACAGGTAATTTGATATTTCTAGTTCTAAATTTTATCATATATCGCAAGAGTTTGTAAGGTGTCTGTACAAGAtgattttcaaattcaaacttttctttatacagtctataatttatacattttctagaGTTATTTATAGTAGAAAA encodes the following:
- the LOC128217265 gene encoding uncharacterized protein LOC128217265 isoform X2, which codes for MGNFQSLCSILKDKCNTCLFESRKFYCNKFQYCCGDKCCEDIEDLYKQWFFWPIIVLILALVLAAIIWWCRRNHRSAQTQKYRQLTEETAKSLPRS
- the LOC128217265 gene encoding uncharacterized protein LOC128217265 isoform X1, translating into MGNFQSLCSILKDKCNTCLFESRKFYCNKFQYCCGDKCCEDIEDLYKQWFFWPIIVLILALVLAAIIWWCRRNHRSAQTQKYRQLTGTHTLEETAKSLPRS